The sequence below is a genomic window from Microbulbifer hydrolyticus.
GTGCCGACGGACGCGTGGGTCTTCAGTGACCGCCACCTGCTGCGTCGGATTCTGCAAAATTTTCTCAGCAACGCCATGCACTACACCGCACGGGGCCGCGTGCTGCTGGGAGTACGCCGGCGCACAGAAAAGGACGCGCACGGCGAGCCGCAATCACTGCTGGAAATTCAGGTGTGGGACACCGGCCCGGGCATCGCGAACGATGCCCGCGAGCAGGTGTTCGATGAATTTGTGCGCCTCGGTGGCAGCGAGCGCGGTTCGGACAAAGGCCTCGGCCTTGGCCTCGCCATTGCCCGCCGCAGTGCCGACCTGCTGGGGCATGCGCTGGGATTGGCGTCGGTGCCGGGACGTGGCTCCATGTTCAGTATCCGGGTACCAGTGGGTGTATCGCGAGTGGAGCCTGCGGTGGCGGCACCGGCAGAGCAGGGGGTGACAACACTGTCTGCCGCCCGGGTGCTGTGCATTGATAACGAGCAACAGATCCTGCGCGGAATGGAGAGTCTGTTGAAGGGCTGGGGCTGCCAGGTGGTGACGGCGGCTTCTCTCGAGGAAGCACTGGAAACCTGGCCGCATCGCTCGCCGCCTGCGGTGGTGATTGTCGACTATCACCTCGACCGCGATGCCAATGGCCTGGATGCACTGGATACCCTGTGTGGTCACTGGCAGGTCGATTTGCCCGCGATCCTGGTGAGTGCGGACACGTCGGAAGCGGTGCGCAACAGTGCCTCGGAGCGAGGATGCTTCTATTTGCCCAAGCCGGTGAAGCCGGCGCTGTTGCGGAATGTGATGCGGCGTCTGGTGCGGACTGTACCGGCTTGAGTCAGTTCACCTCATGACTTTTCGCTTCGGGTTTTTGCGGTGCCACAAACTGGCCCGGTGGTTCCACATCCAGGCTGCTCAACGCCAGCACTGCCTGGGTACGCGAATTCACGTCCAACTTGCGGAACAGTGCAGTAAGGTGGGCTTTGACCGTGGCCTCCGTCACCTGCATTTCATAGGCGATCTGTTTGTTCAGCAATCCCTCCGCCAGCATGGTCGCCACGCGAAATTGCTGCGGCGTGAGGGTGGCAATCACATCCACCACTTCATTGCTGTCCTCGCGGGCCTGCGCGCCGGCGCTATAGCGTTCACGCACTAGTGGTGGCAGCCAGATTTCGCCATCGATAGCCTGGTTGAGCGCATCGGATATCTGGTCAACCGGGGCGGACTTGGGAAGAAACCCGCAGGCGCCAAAGTCGATCGCACGGCACATGATTTCCGGTTTCTCGTTGGCGGACACCACCATCACCGGCAGTTGTGGGTACTGGCCATTGAGAAAAATGAGGCCACTGAAGCCGTGAGCGCCGGGCATGTGCAGGTCCAGCAGAAGCAAGTCGCAATCCGGGTGCTCTGCCACGCATTGCTGCAGGCTCTGCATATCGCAGGCCTCAATCACTTCCGCACCGGGGAAAGTCTGCTTGATCGACTGGCACAGGGCGCCGCGAAACAGCGGATGGTCGTCCGCGACGATAAACTGCCGGGCATTATGAGAGTGCATCGCTATTCATCCCCTGCATTCTGACCTGATTACCCACTGTACGAATATTGTGACGGTGGCGCCAGCAGGTGCAACATTTTCTAATTATCGTTCGTTGTTCGCGCAAGCCGGGATGCTTCGCCTGCGCGTTGCCGCGGCCCGAAATTGCTGGGCCGCGAGCTTCTGGTCATGCGGCTGGGAACATCACGCGCCTTCCGAGAGGGCAGCGCGATTGGCGACCAGATTGTCGACTACCGACGGATCCGCCAGGGTGGAGGTATCCCCCAGCTGGTCGCATTCGTCCGCGGCCACTTTACGAAGAATGCGCCGCATAATCTTGCCGGAACGGGTTTTCGGCAGCCCCGGTGCCCACTGGATTATATCCGGCGTGGCGATAGGGCCGATTTCTCTGCGCAGCCAGTTGCGCAGGGCGTTGCGCATCTGCTCCGTCGGTTTCACGCCGCTGTTCAGGGTAACGTAGACGTAGATGCCCTGGCCTTTTATGTCATGTGGGAAACCAACCACCGCCGCTTCTGCTACCGCCTGGTGGGCCACCAGTGCGCTTTCCAGCTCGGCGGTTCCCATGCGGTGGCCGGAAACATTGAGTACATCGTCGACGCGCCCGGTGATCCAGTAATAGCCATCATCATCACGCCTTGCGCCGTCGCCGGTGAAATACATATTGTCGAACGTGCTGAAGTAGGTATCGATAAAGCGCTGGTGATCGCCGAAAACGGTGCGCATCTGCCCGGGCCAGCTACCCAGAAGTACCAGATTACCCTCGGCGGCCCCCTCCAGAATATTGCCTTCGCCGTCGACAAGCGCCGGCTGTACCCCGAAGAACGGGCGAGTGGCGGAGCCGGGCTTGAGTGCAGTGGCGCCGGGCAGGGGCGTGAGCATCGCGCCCCCCGTTTCAGTCTGCCACCAGGTGTCCACGATCGGGCACTGGCCGCGGCCGAAGGTGCGGTGGTACCACTTCCACGCTTCGGGATTGATTGGCTCTCCCACAGTGCCCAACAGCCGAAGGCTTTCCAGGCTGGCTCCAGCTACCGGTTTGTCGCCCTCCGCCATCAGCGCGCGGATTGCGGTAGGAGCGATGTAGAGAATATTGATCTGGTGGTCGTCGATAATCTGAGACACCCGGGTGGCATCCGGGTAGTTGGGCACGCCTTCGTACATCACAGTGGTGGCACCATTGGCCAGTGGACCGTAGATGATGTAGCTGTGCCCGGTGATCCAGCCGATATCGGCAGCGCACCAGTAGCGCTCGCCACGGCGGTAATCGAATACGTATTCGTGGGTGATGGATGCGTAGGTGATGTAGCCGCCGCTGGTGTGCAGCACACCTTTCGGCTTACCGGTGGAGCCAGAGGTGTAGAGTATAAACAGCGGGTCCTCCGCATCCATCACTTCCGCCGGGCAGTCGTCGCTTTGCGCTGCGATCAGTTCGGCGTAGTCACGATCTACTGCCGGATTCCAGTCGTTCACACCGCCGGTGTAATTGACCACCACCACGTTTTCCACGGTGGTTTCCGCGCACAGGGCTACGGCCCGGTCCACATTCTGCTTCAGCGGTACCGAGCGTCCGCCGCGGCGGCCGGCGTTGGCGGTGATCAGCGTGCGGGACTTGCCGTCGTCCATGCGTCCGGCGAGGGCCTCCGGCGAGAAGCCGGCGAACACAACCGAGTGAACCGCGCCGATACGTGCGCAGGCCAGCATCGCCACGGCGGCTTCCGGAATCATTGGCATGTAGATGGTCACCACATCGCCTTTCTGTACGCCGAGGCTTTTTAGGCCATTGGCAAAGCGGCATACCTCGCGGTGCAGTTCGAGGTAGCTGATCTCGCGGGAAGTGCCGGGTTCATCGCCCACCCACAGGATAGCGGTGGTATCGCCGTGTTCGACCAGGTGTCGGTCGAGACAGTTGGCGGCCACGTTCAGCTTGCCGTCGGCGAACCAGCGAATGTGCAGATCGTCTTTGGCGAAGGACACATCTTTTACCTGGTTGAACGGTTCGATCCAGTCGATGCGCTGCGCCTGCTCGCGCCAGAAGCCTTCGTTGTCCTCAACGGAGCGATTGTAGAACTCGAAATAGCGCGCCTCGTCCATCAGGGTATTGGCGGCGTAGGCGGTGGGTACGGGGTAGGTTTCAGTTTGACTGGTCACGGGCCGGCCCTCTTCATCGATGCTGTATTTATCAGTTTTCTGTTGGCTGAGGGCATTTTGTCACCGAGCCCGCAGGGGTACGTATTAGACAAAAGTCGAAAGGCGGTAGCAGCACACGCCGGGTAATATTCCCAGGCATAGACATTGGTCTAAATTAGCCCCCGATTTAGACCAATGGTTAATACCCAGATTTTCCATGGCGTTGTTTGCTTGGGCCTGTGTTACCCAAAAATGGCAAACAACGGCAAGGACAATAGTTATGACGGTGAAAATAATAAAAAACCGCAAACTGGCCGGTGCGCTGGCACTGACAGCGATGGTAAATACGATACCCGGTCTGGCGGTGGAAGTAGAAGAGTCGAGCGCAGCGCAATTGCAGCAACGGATCGCCGAGCTGCAGGCGCAGGTGGACGCGCTCGCCGCGCGCCCGGTCGAAATCGAAAACCCGGAGCCAACACAAGCTTCTACCTTCGGCGATACCAATATCCAGATTGGCGGTTACGTCAAACTCGACAGTATTTTCAGTGACTATTCCGATGGCAGTAGTGCAACGGCCGGTGTAGGTGAAGACTTCCTGGTGCCTTCCACTATTCCCGTCGGCGGCGAAGGCGGCGATGTGCATTACAATGCCCATGCCAAGTCCACCCGGCTATTTTTCAAGTCCTCCACGGATGTGGGGGCTGGCAGTGTGAACACGCATATCGAGATCGATGCGATGGCCGGTGCTCAGGGCGACGAGCGTATCAGTAACTCCTACGCCCAGCGGCTGCGTCACGCCTATGTAGACTGGAAGATTGATGGTGACCGCTCTTTGCTTGCGGGTCAGTCCTGGTCAACTTTCTTTAATGTTGGTGCACTGCCGGAAGGGCTCGACTTTGTCGGCCCGGTGGGCACCATTTTTGAGCGGCAGCCACAGATTCGTTATACACAGGGGATTGGCAGTGGCAGTCTGCAGTTTGCCGCCGAGAATCCTGCCACCACTTTGTACAACGGTGCGGAAAATCCCTACGATGACAATAGTCGCCCGGATCTGATCCTGCGCTACAACAACAGCATTGGAGACCTCAATTACTCTGTTGCCTCGATGAGTCGTGAGCTGGCTTATGACCGTTCCGATGCTTCCAGTGATTCGGAGCAGGGGTATGCCATCAGCCTCTCGGGAAAATGGCAGCTGGGGCGCGACGATCTGCGTTTCATGTACAGCTACGGCAATGCGCTCGGGCGCTATCTGGGGCTGAATAGTTACCGTGCGGGTATCATTGATCCGGTCAATGGCAATATCGAACTGATCGACCAGCATGGAGGCTACGTTGCCCTGCGCCATTTCTGGAGTGAACAGTGGCGGAGCAATCTCGTACTTTCCGCCACTGCAGCGGATAACCCGGGGTTGGTTGCCGACACTACGCCGTCTTCTTATCAGAGTCTGCATCTAAACCTGATGTATTCTCCTGTACCGAAAATGACACTGGGCGGCGAATATATTTATGCGAGTAAGGAGCTGGAAAATACCAGTGGTCTGCTGGCAGATGACGAGGGGGATATGCAGCGTATGCAGCTGTCCGTGAAGTATGTGTTCTGATATGCGTTGTATTCTTAAACCGTATTAAATATTCAACGTCAATCCGATAATTCCAGAATAATTGAGGAGAGAAAACGATGAGTTTCAAAAATAAAGAGCTGGCCAGGGCATACTGGCGCGAGAACCTGAAGCTGATGTTCGGCCTTCTGGTGGTCTGGTTTGTGGTGTCTTTCGGCTGCGGTATTTTATTTGTCGAAGAGCTGAACCAGATT
It includes:
- a CDS encoding LuxR C-terminal-related transcriptional regulator; translation: MHSHNARQFIVADDHPLFRGALCQSIKQTFPGAEVIEACDMQSLQQCVAEHPDCDLLLLDLHMPGAHGFSGLIFLNGQYPQLPVMVVSANEKPEIMCRAIDFGACGFLPKSAPVDQISDALNQAIDGEIWLPPLVRERYSAGAQAREDSNEVVDVIATLTPQQFRVATMLAEGLLNKQIAYEMQVTEATVKAHLTALFRKLDVNSRTQAVLALSSLDVEPPGQFVAPQKPEAKSHEVN
- the acs gene encoding acetate--CoA ligase — translated: MDEARYFEFYNRSVEDNEGFWREQAQRIDWIEPFNQVKDVSFAKDDLHIRWFADGKLNVAANCLDRHLVEHGDTTAILWVGDEPGTSREISYLELHREVCRFANGLKSLGVQKGDVVTIYMPMIPEAAVAMLACARIGAVHSVVFAGFSPEALAGRMDDGKSRTLITANAGRRGGRSVPLKQNVDRAVALCAETTVENVVVVNYTGGVNDWNPAVDRDYAELIAAQSDDCPAEVMDAEDPLFILYTSGSTGKPKGVLHTSGGYITYASITHEYVFDYRRGERYWCAADIGWITGHSYIIYGPLANGATTVMYEGVPNYPDATRVSQIIDDHQINILYIAPTAIRALMAEGDKPVAGASLESLRLLGTVGEPINPEAWKWYHRTFGRGQCPIVDTWWQTETGGAMLTPLPGATALKPGSATRPFFGVQPALVDGEGNILEGAAEGNLVLLGSWPGQMRTVFGDHQRFIDTYFSTFDNMYFTGDGARRDDDGYYWITGRVDDVLNVSGHRMGTAELESALVAHQAVAEAAVVGFPHDIKGQGIYVYVTLNSGVKPTEQMRNALRNWLRREIGPIATPDIIQWAPGLPKTRSGKIMRRILRKVAADECDQLGDTSTLADPSVVDNLVANRAALSEGA
- a CDS encoding DcaP family trimeric outer membrane transporter codes for the protein MKIIKNRKLAGALALTAMVNTIPGLAVEVEESSAAQLQQRIAELQAQVDALAARPVEIENPEPTQASTFGDTNIQIGGYVKLDSIFSDYSDGSSATAGVGEDFLVPSTIPVGGEGGDVHYNAHAKSTRLFFKSSTDVGAGSVNTHIEIDAMAGAQGDERISNSYAQRLRHAYVDWKIDGDRSLLAGQSWSTFFNVGALPEGLDFVGPVGTIFERQPQIRYTQGIGSGSLQFAAENPATTLYNGAENPYDDNSRPDLILRYNNSIGDLNYSVASMSRELAYDRSDASSDSEQGYAISLSGKWQLGRDDLRFMYSYGNALGRYLGLNSYRAGIIDPVNGNIELIDQHGGYVALRHFWSEQWRSNLVLSATAADNPGLVADTTPSSYQSLHLNLMYSPVPKMTLGGEYIYASKELENTSGLLADDEGDMQRMQLSVKYVF